The Pseudomonas azadiae genome contains a region encoding:
- the pilM gene encoding type IV pilus assembly protein PilM has translation MGKGFFTRKADTLLGVDINDTIIRLVELGRSGSGYNIQGYVTQALPSRAVVDGTFLDLESVGRTLRSALERFSTSVRGAAAAVAGPSVITRMIEMEAGLTDEEMAWMIQVEADQYVPYPLDEVALDFQVRGPAALDPGRVEVLLAACLKEQVEAREAVLALAGLVPKVVDVEAFALARACGQDFASFTPSHRVDGAQWAVDAQGMGIACGLALRSFA, from the coding sequence ATGGGAAAGGGATTTTTCACCCGAAAAGCCGACACCCTGCTGGGCGTCGACATCAATGACACGATTATCCGGCTCGTCGAGCTGGGCCGTTCAGGCTCTGGTTATAACATCCAGGGTTATGTCACCCAGGCGTTGCCCAGCCGCGCAGTGGTCGACGGCACATTCCTTGATCTCGAAAGCGTTGGGCGTACGCTACGCAGTGCCTTGGAGCGGTTTTCGACATCGGTCCGTGGCGCTGCCGCTGCCGTGGCCGGGCCCTCGGTGATCACGCGGATGATCGAGATGGAGGCGGGTCTCACTGACGAAGAGATGGCCTGGATGATCCAGGTGGAGGCAGACCAATACGTTCCGTATCCGCTCGATGAAGTGGCCCTCGACTTTCAAGTGCGCGGGCCGGCGGCACTCGACCCAGGCCGTGTCGAGGTACTGCTCGCCGCGTGCCTGAAAGAACAGGTGGAGGCCCGCGAGGCGGTTCTGGCCCTGGCCGGGCTGGTGCCGAAGGTGGTTGATGTCGAAGCGTTTGCATTGGCGCGCGCTTGCGGTCAGGATTTCGCCAGCTTCACGCCGAGCCATCGAGTCGATGGTGCACAATGGGCCGTGGATGCCCAAGGGATGGGAATTGCTTGCGGGCTGGCCCTGAGGAGTTTCGCTTGA